The following proteins come from a genomic window of Botrytis cinerea B05.10 chromosome 14, complete sequence:
- the Bceaf3 gene encoding Bceaf3, translating into MAPSKSGPPVAPYAKDEKVLCFHHDLLYEAKVLDTRPTEDGSSWQCKIHYKGWDDWVPQDRVMKFNDDNKELAAQLHQEMKKMSQKPKSATSAGGKKIGGRTNGSDFGSGRGSEERHASVAAQGGGRGGPRRNRDYDLEQEENFHNRPSINLVIPDHIKAILVDDWENVTKNQQLVPLPHKKSVDQILNDWLEFEKPKRPVGSAQADILEEIVAGLKEYFERCLPRILLYRFERQQHMDFRELWDDDSYQQSSACDTYGAEHLCRLLVTLPELIAQTNMDLQSVNRLREELSKLTNWIGKNAKDYFVNEYETPGAEYVDKARNPN; encoded by the exons ATGGCACCATCAAAATCTGGACCACCCGTCGCCCCCTATGCGAAAGATGAAAAAGTTCTTTGCTTTCACCATGATTTGCTGTATGAGGCCAAGGTTTTAGACACAAGACCGACGGAAGATGGTTCTAGCTGGCAATGCAAGATTCATTATAAGGG CTGGGACGACTGGGTCCCTCAAGATCGAGTAATGAAGTTTAATGACGATAATAAAGAACTTGCCGCTCAGCTTCAtcaagagatgaagaagatgagccAGAAGCCAAAGTCCGCAACTTCAGCCGGTGGTAAGAAGATTGGTGGACGAACAAATGGATCTGATTTTGGTTCAGGTCGTGGCAGCGAAGAAAGACATGCGAGTGTAGCAGCTCAAGGAGGGGGAAGAGGTGGTCCAAGGAGAAATCGTGATTATGATTTGGAACAA GAAGAAAACTTTCATAATCGACCATCCATTAACCTTGTCATCCCCGATCATATCAAAGCAATTCTTGTTGATGACTGGGAGAATGTCACTAAGAATCAACAACTTGTACCATTACCCCATAAGAAATCTGTCGATCAAATCTTGAATGATTggcttgaatttgaaaaaccAAAGAGACCTGTTGGAAGTGCCCAGGCAGATATATTGGAAGAGATTGTCGCTGGCTTGAAGGAGTATTTCGAGAGATGCCTTCCTCGCATTCTTCTGTACAG ATTTGAACGCCAACAGCATATGGATTTTCGTGAATTGTGGGACGATGATTCATATCAACAAAGCTCTGCATGTGATACCTATGGTGCTGAGCACTTATGCCGTCTTTTGG TCACTCTCCCTGAACTCATTGCTCAAACCAATATGGATTTACAATCTGTTAATCGTCTCCGAGAAGAACTTAGCAAGTTGACCAACTGGATCGGCAAGAATGCTAAAGATTACTTTGTCAATGAATACGAGACACCTGGCGCAGAATATGTTGACAAGGCTCGCAACCCTAATTAG
- the Bceaf3 gene encoding Bceaf3 has translation MAPSKSGPPVAPYAKDEKVLCFHHDLLYEAKVLDTRPTEDGSSWQCKIHYKGWKATWDDWVPQDRVMKFNDDNKELAAQLHQEMKKMSQKPKSATSAGGKKIGGRTNGSDFGSGRGSEERHASVAAQGGGRGGPRRNRDYDLEQEENFHNRPSINLVIPDHIKAILVDDWENVTKNQQLVPLPHKKSVDQILNDWLEFEKPKRPVGSAQADILEEIVAGLKEYFERCLPRILLYRFERQQHMDFRELWDDDSYQQSSACDTYGAEHLCRLLVTLPELIAQTNMDLQSVNRLREELSKLTNWIGKNAKDYFVNEYETPGAEYVDKARNPN, from the exons ATGGCACCATCAAAATCTGGACCACCCGTCGCCCCCTATGCGAAAGATGAAAAAGTTCTTTGCTTTCACCATGATTTGCTGTATGAGGCCAAGGTTTTAGACACAAGACCGACGGAAGATGGTTCTAGCTGGCAATGCAAGATTCATTATAAGGG ATGGAAAGCAAC CTGGGACGACTGGGTCCCTCAAGATCGAGTAATGAAGTTTAATGACGATAATAAAGAACTTGCCGCTCAGCTTCAtcaagagatgaagaagatgagccAGAAGCCAAAGTCCGCAACTTCAGCCGGTGGTAAGAAGATTGGTGGACGAACAAATGGATCTGATTTTGGTTCAGGTCGTGGCAGCGAAGAAAGACATGCGAGTGTAGCAGCTCAAGGAGGGGGAAGAGGTGGTCCAAGGAGAAATCGTGATTATGATTTGGAACAA GAAGAAAACTTTCATAATCGACCATCCATTAACCTTGTCATCCCCGATCATATCAAAGCAATTCTTGTTGATGACTGGGAGAATGTCACTAAGAATCAACAACTTGTACCATTACCCCATAAGAAATCTGTCGATCAAATCTTGAATGATTggcttgaatttgaaaaaccAAAGAGACCTGTTGGAAGTGCCCAGGCAGATATATTGGAAGAGATTGTCGCTGGCTTGAAGGAGTATTTCGAGAGATGCCTTCCTCGCATTCTTCTGTACAG ATTTGAACGCCAACAGCATATGGATTTTCGTGAATTGTGGGACGATGATTCATATCAACAAAGCTCTGCATGTGATACCTATGGTGCTGAGCACTTATGCCGTCTTTTGG TCACTCTCCCTGAACTCATTGCTCAAACCAATATGGATTTACAATCTGTTAATCGTCTCCGAGAAGAACTTAGCAAGTTGACCAACTGGATCGGCAAGAATGCTAAAGATTACTTTGTCAATGAATACGAGACACCTGGCGCAGAATATGTTGACAAGGCTCGCAACCCTAATTAG
- the Bcmrpl33 gene encoding Bcmrpl33, with translation MSTTTAAPLARAIRSSKPLPSTLNQISKNAPKAISQTSPSTTPSSSTTKVFHQKPWQKSPPPTPTSYFRITLTRSAIGLPKKSSRVLKFLGLHKRTSSVYHPVCSDIAGQIMKVKELVEVEETKERRSKRQERESRRPESGFVVEKELETSVV, from the coding sequence ATGTCCACCACTACCGCGGCCCCTCTCGCCCGCGCCATCCGTTCATCCaaacccctcccctccaccCTCAACCAAATCAGCAAAAATGCACCCAAAGCCATCTCCCAAACCTCTCCATCCACCACTCCCTCTTCATCCACAACCAAAGTCTTCCACCAAAAGCCCTGGCAGAAATCTCCCCCTCCTACACCAACTTCCTATTTCCGCATCACCCTCACCCGATCCGCTATTGGACTCCCAAAGAAATCCTCCCGTGTGTTGAAGTTCTTGGGATTGCATAAAAGAACGAGTAGTGTGTATCATCCTGTCTGCTCCGATATTGCGGGACAGATTATGAAGGTTAAGGAGTTAGTTGAGGTAGAGGAGACGAAGGAAAGGAGGAGTAAGAGGCAAGAGAGGGAGAGCAGGAGGCCGGAGAGtggttttgttgttgagaaGGAGTTGGAAACGAGTGTGGTTTGA